The Branchiostoma floridae strain S238N-H82 chromosome 1, Bfl_VNyyK, whole genome shotgun sequence sequence acatacatatgtaaggagattacagattgcattttgaatccaaaatttccacagaaaatattcgaaacattgcaggctttttagaaaaacaaaactcattatcaatgttaacagaaggagccatttccccttgcagtctgctccggcatatgttttgctcctttttattggccaatgcctgcatatacctttctttcgttccttttgattggtcaaaatgaattaacacccgcaccggtgttaattcaaaatgaattaacacccgcaccgggtgttaattcattttgaattaacaccaatggtgttaattcaaaatgaattaacaccactggtgttaatttgcacctgcctggccggaatcgaagtgttacggcgtcataaccaacgtggaacggggccttctgattggtccgcggcgcctggctatatgataatacaacatatttgcattGGGATagagatggattgaaatatactgtatttacTCGTGAGCAAGTCGACCTTCCTAGTATGTGAATATATGCTTACTAGTACGTTGATGATAAGATTAATTGTAAAGGGGATGCTTTGGGATAATTTTATAATCCCGAATGTTTACGGCAAAGCCTCAGAAGCGGATGCCAAGAGTACAGTACTAACTTATATACTAGTAGCAAATAAACACAACCAGGGTTGTACTCACATCCAACGTGTTAATgcctgtcagacaccatcatcagggttagaatggctggatctgTTTCtcactgctacttatagccgatgtaggtggcgctgcagcagcgagaATGCCGTCTCAAACGTGACTTTGTATCCCCCCctcatctctgttcatgacCGGAGCTGACTCCTGATNNNNNNNNNNNNNNNNNNNNNNNNNNNNNNNNNNNNNNNNNNNNNNNNNNNNNNNNNNNNNNNNNNNNNNNNNNNNNNNNNNNNNNNNNNNNNNNNNNNNNNNNNNNNNNNNNNNNNNNNNNNNNNNNNNNNNNNNNNNNNNNNNNNNNNNNNNNNNNNNNNNNNNNNNNNNNNNNNNNNNNNNNNNNNNNNNNNNNNNNNNNNNNNNNNNNNNNNNNNNNNNNNNNNNNNNNNNNNNNNNNNNNNNNNNNNNNNNNNNNNNNNNNNNNNNNNNNNNNNNNNNNNNNNNNNNNNNNNNNNNNNNNNNNNNNNNNNNNNNNNNNNNNNNNNNNNNNNNNNNNNNNNNNNNNNNNNNNNNNNNNNNNNNNNNNNNNNNNNNNNNNNNNNNNNNNNNNNNNNNNNNNNNNNNNNNNNNNNNNNNNNNNNNNNNNNNNNNNNNNNNNNNNNNNNNNNNNNNNNNNNNNNNNNNNNNNNNNNNNNNNNNNNNNNNNNNNNNNNNNNNNNNNNNNNNNNNNNNNNNNNNNNNNNNNNNNNNNNNNNNNNNNNNNNNNNNNNNNNNNNNNNNNNNNNNNNNNNNNNNNNNNNNNNNNNNNNNNNNNNNNNNNNNNNNNNNNNNNNNNNNNNNNNNNNNNNNNNNNNNNNNNNNNNNNNNNNNNNNNNNNNNNNNNNNNNNNNNNNNNNNNNNNNNNNNNNNNNNNNNNNNNNNNNNNNNNNNNNNNNNNNNNNNNNNNNNNNNNNNNNNNNNNNNNNNNNNNNNNNNNNNNNNNNNNNNNNNNNNNNNNNNNNNNNNNNNNNNNNNNNNNNNNNNNNNNNNNNNNNNNNNNNNNNNNNNNNNNNNNNNNNNNNNNNNNNNNNNNNNNNNNNNNNNNNNNNNNNNNNNNNNNNNNNNNNNNNNNNNNNNNNNNNNNNNNNNNNNNNNNNNNNNNNNNNNNNNNNNNNNNNNNNNNNNNNNNNNNNNNNNNNNNNNNNNNNNNNNNNNNNNNNNNNNNNNNNNNNNNNNNNNNNNNNNCCCCGTGCCACTGCTTGTACTCACTCCTGTTTAACAAACTGTACACAGCTACCCTCAGCTCCTTCCCAGGGTACTGCTTCATACTCCTGGCAGGGATGCTTCTCGTTCCCATCATACTGCTGCAGTAAGTACTGGACGAAGCGTTTAGTGTGAGCTAATTGTTTCTTTCGTgtctttttcttattttgaaacGGTGCTTTAAGTACTTCGCTTCTCGGTTCCATCATACTGCTGCATTAAGTACTAATTGTTTCTTTCGtattttcttattattattTTGAAACGTTGCTTTAAGTTTTTCCTTATGTGCGGTTCTACTTGCTGTTTTGTGATTtccataataataataatgatgatgatgataataataacaattaggctcgcccatcaggcgtcgccaaaaatgataatggtaatgataatgattacaataatgataaaaaaatctttattgtaaattcatgcccgagggatAATTCCAGACAAAGACAAGTAGTAGAagacataattgtatacttagaagagaaggaaaatcagatctatagataaatcaaaagagaaataacGTCTAATCTAAAGCAAATCGAGCAACGACTTTTAGATAAAGCGTGTAGCATTGGTATCATTTTGGCACAAACTTATGAAAAAACATATACAGTACAATCTTCAACAAAAAACAACTAATATGCAAAAAATGCAGCCCGGAAAGTAGCACTATAGACATGACCAAAGTGTCCATATTTTGTTCCTTGTATGTCCCAATTTGGGATAAGCTTAGGACGTGTTGTATTTCAATCCTTAAACACTGCCAATAGAACAATGTGAGGAAATATTAACTATTTTATCTGATAGATGGATGGAAGACACACGTGAGGAAATGTGTCAACTTGTGCCACATAAGAAACCCAACAATCCAGAGGAAACCCAACCACTGCTAACAGCCAAGTCTGATGGTTCACGTTCATGTCCCAACGTTAAAAATCAAACTCAGAAAAATTGCTGATGTGCTCATAATGTATTTGCTGatgtataaaatgtatctgtcaGATCAAAGTCaagtaatgacttgtctcatcgtcaataaagtcaaagcagGACAGCAATTTAACACTGGATTGCACCAAGGATTCTTGTTGCATTTGAAATGGAATTTTCTCTGTAACTTGAAACTCATGGATATTTACTGATTTAGAAAATGTATCTGTCATAAACAAGGCAACCTGAATAGCATCAAGGAttcttgttgaatttgaaatgaaattttttctttgacttgaAAATTCAACCTAGATACTTAGTGctgttgtagaaaatatatCTGTCATTAACAGGACAACAACCTAACATGAATAGCATCGATGATTCTTGCTGCATTTGAAATGGACTTTTCTCTGTGATTTAAAACTCAACCAACATATTTAGTGATTTAGAAAATATATCTGTCATAAACAGGACAGCAGCTTAACACTGAATTGTATCAAAATTCTTGTTACAAATGGACTTTCCTCTGTGACTTGAAACTCAACCTGGATATCTAAAGATTTATGAAATATGTTTGTCATAAACAGCACAGCAACTTAACACTGGAGTGTACGAAGGCTTCTTGTTGTATTTGAAATGGACTATTCTCTATGCCATGAAAACTCGGTACCTGATATAAACTATTCTACTGGGCAGGGTATGGGTAGGGTGTTTCTATCATACGTCTAGCTTTGTAGCTACCTCATATAATTTATCATATATAGCTAAATTTACATGTAAAGTATAACACAGATTCATTAAATGTATAGAGTATGTTTCCCCAAGATTTATTTCCATCATCCAAGATATGTATGTGATAATTTATTGATTGTTCTAATTAAAAACTAAAAGGAGGGACTCCACAAATATAAACGTGATTCGTAACAATTTGCCCCAAAATCGGGAATTTAAAAAGTAGAATCCTGTAATTCTATGAACATGTAGCCTGATTTTTAATCACCTTGACATCTAAAAGCATTAGTTAGCAATCAAAACTTGATCAGTAACTAGCCTAATATCTAACATGCATATGCTAGAAATCACAATGATTACATGCTAACATCTTATCCATGACCCTAAGCTTGTTCGTACCGTAGATTTGAGCGATTAATATTCTTGCGCTGTATATCTCTGGACCCTTTATATGCTTCGGATATAACAGTTACGATTATTTGTTCGATCGAATATTTTTCTTCTCGCAAACCAGACTGTAAAATGTCCATGTTCACTAAATGAtgcaaatagcaattactgtaattgtgtaatagttgttgccatacattgtatcatgtacaattgtcgtgcaataaagttgttttgGAAGCGGCAGACGTAAAGTAATTACTAGTTTGCGTATCTTATAATTACTTGGGTGTCTAACCATCATCGACGTACCGTAGATATTGTATAATATTTCTACTCGCGCCCAGGCTATACAATGCTTATATAATTTTTTCTATCACAGACCAGAATTTGGAAAGTACCATATAGTACTATTGTACACTGGTATATGATATTTGTTTGGCAGTTCTAAGCAACCTAAGCAATTTTAGAGtgtgttaaaagtggaaatgttCTGGATGCGGCAatatgtatgaaattgataCCAACGGCACTATATTCCCACATtaacatcattatttcatactctgagcggttaaaaacggcgcATTTATAACAAGCCACGCTATGATTCCCTAAAtattgtaacccacaaaaattagacttcacGGCGTCCTCGCGCCAGTGCGGCATcgaatatttgctccttgaatgttggtatggaatggaatagagttgcttcatcttattacgtaAAAAAGTACCCTCAATTTGAATTTGATAATGATGAACTTTactgcacgacatttgtacatggtacaatgtatggcaacgactattacacaaagtacaaaaaaaggTGTATACAATAAggcttaacatcctaattaacataacaagaaaggctaacacaagtctttgatatagtgttacaatcgagttgggctaatcatgagtttcattattctttttGATAGCAAAGATAATTGTTCTACAACCCTGGCTcgggctaatattgcttaggttgcctttaatcgTCCATGTTGTGGACGATCCAGTCCACGTATGTAGACACCCGAGTGCTCACCCCCGGATAGCCCGGACTCGCACAGCCTATACCCCAGCTGACCAGCCCGACTACGTAAGCAGGCCCTTCGGACGGGAAAAGCACCACGGGACCGCCGCTGTCTCCCTGGCACGTGTCCACTCCGCCAGCTGCGTACCCTGTGCAAATCATGCTCTTAGCAATAATCCAGTTGGTTACGTAACTCGCATAACACTCAGCGGCAGTTAATACTGGCACCTCGGCTTGTAGCAGGACGGGTGACGGGGCCCCACCTTCCGAGGTATGACCCCACCCGGCTACGGTGACGACCTTCCCTTCCGGTTTAAAGTCCCGTTTGGGGAGGCAGATCGGCTGGACATAATCATTCAGAGATACAGGAGACTCCAGCTTCACGAGGGCTATGTTGTTATCAAGTGTGACGTCGCTGTAGTCGGGATGAACAATGATTTGTTTGACTTCCACAGTCTCTTTCCACTCCGGGCTGTTGTTCACATCGTGCTCTCCAACCACCACTAAAAATGTTGGATCACCAATACATTGCGCGACGGTGACAACCCAGTTTTCACTTAACAAAGCCCCGCCACAAAACGGACGTACCGCGTGTACATTCAATAAACCGACTTGCCAAGGGTAGCTGCCAGGTGCTGCGATATTCCCTCCTACGATCTTGTTCCCTTTGGTCGGGCGGGTCCAAGGTGTTCTGGGAACGGCGGGGATGCCACACCTGGAGTCGTTGGACATATGTCCAACGACTACAGGTGTGGTAACAACGACTACAGGTGTGGTAACAACGATTACAGGTGTGGTAACGCTACCCTGCAAGTCGTTGGACGTCTTGTAGGTGCCGATGAACCCACGGAATCGTCGTCTGTAGTTACTCTTAAAAAACACCCTTATCTTGCTGGTTTTTGAGGTGAAGACGCGATCAGAGCCGATTTCCCTTCCACAGAACGGGCGTTCGATCAGGGTGTCCCCATCGTAAAGCTTCATCCAGTCCAAACAATAACGTCTCATCCGTGACTCCAAGCGGAAGGTGGGGAACTGCAGGGTGATTTTCCCCCCAGGGGAAGCTCTGATCTCGTACACACAGCGGCGTCGGTTTGGGTATTTATCGGGCCAGCCTGGGGACGTGATAGTCCCCTCTTGTTCCGTGTAAACACCTCCGCAGTCGGCGTTCTTCTTGCCTTTGGATGTCGAAGCAGTGCTCAAAATGAGCCCACAGAACAGAGGCAGACACACGACACGAACCGGATGAAACATGGTGGACGAAAAATGCGAGACTTGCAAGAAAACGTCCAGAAGGTTTTGAAGTTGAAGAATCTTTGCAGGGCTGTGTCGAGACGCTTGAACCTGTCGGACAAGTTTTGACGTCATGGCTGTC is a genomic window containing:
- the LOC118429162 gene encoding trypsin-2-like; this encodes MTSKLVRQVQASRHSPAKILQLQNLLDVFLQVSHFSSTMFHPVRVVCLPLFCGLILSTASTSKGKKNADCGGVYTEQEGTITSPGWPDKYPNRRRCVYEIRASPGGKITLQFPTFRLESRMRRYCLDWMKLYDGDTLIERPFCGREIGSDRVFTSKTSKIRVFFKSNYRRRFRGFIGTYKTSNDLQGSVTTPVIVVTTPVVVVTTPVVVGHMSNDSRCGIPAVPRTPWTRPTKGNKIVGGNIAAPGSYPWQVGLLNVHAVRPFCGGALLSENWVVTVAQCIGDPTFLVVVGEHDVNNSPEWKETVEVKQIIVHPDYSDVTLDNNIALVKLESPVSLNDYVQPICLPKRDFKPEGKVVTVAGWGHTSEGGAPSPVLLQAEVPVLTAAECYASYVTNWIIAKSMICTGYAAGGVDTCQGDSGGPVVLFPSEGPAYVVGLVSWGIGCASPGYPGVSTRVSTYVDWIVHNMDD